TCGTTAAGATATTGGGTTATTTCTGCTGAATCTGCGACGTCCCCCCATCTTGAGTAGCAGCTACGTTTGGAGTCCGGGTGCAACTGTATCCGATTCTTTGGCCAAGTGCCTCGCATAGGCGGCGGGCGTCAGTCCGCCCAATGCTTTTTTCGGTCGCTCCTCATTATATTCACGCCGCCACGCTTCAATGACGACTTGGGCATGCGCGAGGGTCAGGAACCACTGCTCATTCAGGCACTCATCACGGAAGCGCCCGTTGAATG
This sequence is a window from Nitrospira sp.. Protein-coding genes within it:
- a CDS encoding transposase; the protein is FNGRFRDECLNEQWFLTLAHAQVVIEAWRREYNEERPKKALGGLTPAAYARHLAKESDTVAPGLQT